GAGGGTATAAAGACTCAAGGTTATGTTGTCACTAATAGTTACAATTGGTTATCTAACAAGACTGTTaaaatctgccttttttctGGAGTAGTTTCCTGTCCCATAAGGACAGCTTCAGGTGTTTGAACAAGGCAGGTTGGACTCTTCTTGACAGATTGCGATTATCTATCATAGTTTTGCAGATACGATCGGTAACTTCCATATTTGATTCCAAAATGAGAATGTTTTTTGACTTCAACTATGTAGAAAGATAAATCCCTGTGGAGGCGCTAGAAGGATCCTTCTGGTGTGATAACCAAAACATAATGAGTGCtgggtttcttttgtttgttctcTTCTGTTTGCCATGTAGTACAAGCTACTTCAGTCAAGTTTGACCTTGTATTATGTTAAGTGTAAAATAAGCggataattaaagaaaattactggGGAAGGGTTGACAATTTGTGCTGGTGAACATTGTACGCTTGGGTCTTTCAGTTCAGTACTTCCAACTACTCACTAACTCTGTCTGGAATTACTTCATTGTTGTGAAAACCAGTGCAAATTACCCTAAAGACACATTGGCGAACCTTTAgttctttctcctttgcttgTTCAGAGCTCTGGAACATTGCCAAGATTGATATGAATAGGAAGAGTGACTTAGCTATTTCTAGAATTCTCAAAGCAGAGCAGTTGTACAAATGTGGAACGCtaatttagcaaaaaaaaaaggacatagTATAGCAGTCTGCAAATGCTCTGAAAGAGCTTGTAActtaaaagagaaggaaacctACCAGCACCTGATAGCTTGTAGGATTTGTTGCAGTCATGTTTTAGCTATGCAGAACAATGAGCCAAATGAGTTCAATCTAGCAACCCTGACTGAAATGTGAACTACTTGGAGCTCCTATCCAAATAGGTGATGTGATCTAAATTGAACTCTAGCTTGATAGCTTCTTTTTCtaggagaaattatttttgtaggcCTGTGACTTAAGCCTTTGATATGTttgtgtgttttgggtttttttctttctcacaatTGTTTCTCTGCTCTCTACTTCCCAGTTCTTCCGTGTGCTGAATGGTTACTCCCTCCAGCACAAGCTGCTGCTTACAGGAACTCCCCTGCAGAACAACCTGGAAGAACTGTTCCACCTGCTGAACTTCCTAACACCAGAGAGATTCCAGTATGTCTTGCAGTGCAAGTCAGCCTGCCTGTCTTGTCACTTCTATCCCCTTCCTCATTTAATttgctctcttttcctttgtggcTTTTGCTGAGcatctttttctctgcagtaaCTTGGAGGGCTTCCTAGAAGAGTTTGCAGATATTGCCAAGGAAGATCAGATCAAGAAGCTGCACGACATGCTGGGCCCACACATGCTGAGGCGTCTCAAAGCTGATGTCTTCAAGAACATGCCATCTAAGACTGAACTCATTGTCAGAGTGGAGTTGAGCCCTATGCAGAAGTGAGTGTGCAAATGAAGGGAATACCTGCTGTTCATCTGCTGttgctctgttctgcttttttgAAGAGGGTGCTGAAACAGCCTCAGCTTCACCATAGGGCTTTCCACACAGTAGACAGGAGGAAGCTTTCCTGCTGCCACTATAGCAGaggaacaggggacaggacaagagggaatggcctcaagctccgccaggggaggtttaggctagacgttaggaaaaaattctttacagaaagggtcattgggcactggaacaggctgcccagggaggtggttgagtcaccttccctggaggtgtttaaggcacgggtggacgaggtgctgagggatatggtttagtgtttggtaggaacggttggactcggtgatccggtgggtctcttccaacctggttattctgtgattctgtgaggaaGCACTAAGCCTGTGCCCTGgtgtaaaggaaaaagagacaGTGAATGCTGCTGGCAAAGCCTAGGTAGCTGGCAGGTAATGCCAGGAGCTGGTAAGAGTTTAGCAAGAGTATGTTAGCCATCTggattggggcaatcccaagcacaaatacaggctggccgagaatcatagaatcaccaggttggaagagacccactggatcgtcgagtccaaccattcctatcaaacactaaaccattccccttagcacctcgtccccccatgccttaaacacctccagggaaggtgactcaaccacctccccgggcagcctgttccagttcccaatgaccctttctgtgaagaattttttcctaatgtggaTCCATTTTCCTaaaatggattgggagcagccctgaggagaagaatttcggggtgctggtggatgagaagctcaacaggagctggCAACATGTccttgcagctcagaaggccaacggtgtcctgggttgcatcaaaagcagagcaaccagcagggtgagggaggggattctgcctctctactctgctcttgtgagacctcacctggagtcctgtgttcacttttggagtcctcagcacaggaaggacatggagctgttgggattGAGTGTTCaaggaggagttcaaggccgggttggacgaggctttgagcagcctgatccactgggaggtgtccctgcccttggcatggcatgttggaactggatgggctgtaaggtcccttccaacccaaaccattctaggattgtCATGAGTGGTCtgagttgtatttttttttatgttttcaggaAGTACTATAAATACATTTTGACAAGAAACTTTGAAGCACTGAATGCGCGGGGTGGTGGTAACCAAGTCTCCTTGCTCAATGTTGTAATGGATCTGAAGAAGTGCTGTAACCACCCCTACCTCTTCCCAGTGGCTGCTATGGTATGTCCAGTCACTTATTCTGTATAAGCAATTTCCCTGGTGGCTGTTACCAGGGAGCCATTTAGTTTCCTAACGAATTATGGGGTGAGTTCGTCTTTCTCTCATTCAATGTTTTTCATCATGTCTTCATGCAGACTAAATGTGATGGAAggtctttccttttccagtatCTTTTTATGACAAGTAGGAGCTATCTTGTGATTCATGCAATATGGTGAAGACAGTAAGAGTAGGGACTAAGTAAGAAGGAGGAAGGCATCTAAGATTCAAATTGCAAGAGAAGAGACACGGAGTAGCACTGGTATTTTGTGTAAATAAGTGCTACATGTTGTGGTTGTGCCAAGCTAAATGATCACATGTGAGTCTGCATCAAATGAACACAGCTAGGGACTAAGACCAAGCCACATCTCTTCAAGCTGTTATCTTGCTCCACCCCAGTcctgattccttttcttttctcttctcaggAAGCTCCAAAAATGCCAAATGGCATGTACGATGGTAGTGCACTTATTCGAGCCTCTGGAAAGCTGTTACTTCTCCAGAAGATGTTAAAGAACCTTAAGGAAGGGGGTCACAGGGTGCTTATATTCTCTCAGGTACATGGGGAAAAACCTTAAGGCTGGGGATTCTTTGTCTCAGAAAGGACCGTGTTGATCTGGTATCCCCTTGTTCCTCACtcttttgtggtgttttttctgATGTGTAGATGACTAAAATGTTAGACCTTCTAGAAGACTTTTTGGAACATGAAGGGTACAAGTATGAGCGGATTGATGGAGGAATCACAGGGAACATGCGTCAGGAGGCTATTGATCGCTTCAATGGTATGGAATCTcctactttctttgcaaaatgaaaactgttGCCTTTTATGTCCTTAGCGGTCAACACAGAATTGTTGTGGGCCAAGTCTTCCATTGCTCTCCTGTAGTCTTAAATTAATGGTGAATTCCTCCTGGAGGATGTGGGTCAGATACAAATCCTTGTTTGAGTAACACACCCCCCTTTGATTACTTTTGTTCTCTCCTTTTATCTAAGCTCCTGGTGCTCAGCagttttgcttcctgctttcaaCTCGAGCTGGGGGTCTTGGTATTAACTTGGCCACAGCAGATACTGTGATTATCTATGATTCAGACTGGAACCCCCACAATGATATCCAGGTGAGTCTGAATGAGGCTTCTCACGATGGAGTAATCCCAAGGAAGAGGGGAAATGAAACCATTGGGTGGAGTGAAGGAATGTGAGACTTCCCCTCTAGAAATATGCAAAAACAGAGTAGTGAGGATGGGTAGAGATGGGAAGTGAAGTAGCAGAGGGTTCTTCCAGGGCCCAGCCTTCGCTAATGTTAAGAGCCAGCATGAAGGCAACTGGGAAACTTGTGGAGGTAGGCGGGGTGTATCAGACTACTACTTGTGTAGCTCTAGACTGTTCTGAGCACATCTCTTTTCTAGGCCTTCAGTCGTGCACACAGAATTGGACAGAACAAGAAAGTGATGATATACCGCTTTGTGACAAGGGCCTCAGTGGAGGAGCGTATcactcaggtggccaagaagaaaATGATGCTAACTCATCTGGTAGTGAGACCAGGGTTGGGCTCCAAGACAGGCTCCATGTCCAAACAGGAACTTGATGACATTCTCAAATTTGGCACTGAAGAGCTCTTCAAGGATGAGGCTACTGAGGGGGGTGAGTGCCTGGTAGCAGAATTGAAGGAGGTGGGGAAGTCTGGCTCCTTACTCAGTGAGCGGCTGTAGGTACAGTGCTGATTATAGCTCTACAGAGAGGTCTAGGGTGGCATTTGCTTTATTAGTCCCTTGAGATCCACTCAGCAACTGTGCCTGTGCTCTTCCCTCAGGGGATAACAAAGAAGGTGAGGACAGCAGTGTCATCCACTATGATGATAAAGCAATTGAACGTCTTTTGGATCGGAACCAGGATGaaacagaagatacagaacTTCAGGGCATGAATGAGTATCTCAGCTCCTTCAAGGTGGCCCAGTATGTAGTTCGTGAAGAGGAGATGGGGGTGAGTGTGAAGTGGACGTCAGCTCCTGTCTTCTACTGAATGATGTAGGGATTAAGCTCTGCTTTTAAGGGTGAGCAGGCACATATCTGCTCAGAGAGGTTGAGATTTGGAACATAGGGCTTTAAATTTGTTGTCTctggcaggaggaagaggaggttgaACGGGAGATCATTAAGCAGGAAGAATCAGTGGATCCCGATTACTGGGAAAAGCTGCTGCGTCATCATTATGAACAGCAACAGGAAGATCTTGCTAGGAATCTGGGCAAGGGCAAACGTATCCGCAAGCAAGTTAACTACAATGATGGCTCACAGGAAGATAGAGGTACAAATCCACAGAAACCTGAGGGAGAAATGGGTGTAAGTATATCTTGCTGGGAAGTAATGGAGTAGCGTCTCAGGCTCAcgtactgtttttctttcagactgGCAGGATGACCAGTCAGATAATCAGTCAGACTATTCAGTTGCATCTGAAGAAGGAGACGAGGACTTTGATGAGAGATCTGAAGGTAAGTTCTGGGGAAGCCAGAGCTCCTGGGTCACTTTCTCTGAGTGTGGGAACAGCTGTGACTTGATTTGGGCGATTTATACACTTCGTGGTGCTGTTCTGCAGGGGAAATACTCACACAAAATGCTGTGCATTGTACCTCACATTTGGCTGCATTTCTCTCTCCAGCAGCCCGTCGGCCTAGCCGCAAAGGCCTGAGGAATGATAAGGACAAGCCTCTGCCTCCCTTACTTGCCCGTGTGGGAGGGAACATTGAAGTAAGTAGTACCAGAGTAGGAGTTTGCATCCTAGCTGCTTCTGTATGGCTCTTGCCATATCTGTCTTCTCCATTCTAGGTCTTGGGTTTCAATGCCCGCCAGCGGAAAGCCTTTCTCAATGCTATCATGCGCTATGGAATGCCACCTCAGGATGCCTTCACCACTCAGTGGCTTGTTCGGGACCTCCGTGGCAAGTCAGAGAAAGAGTTCAAGTGAGTTTGCATTAGTCAGAGGTTTGAAGACTGGCAACATCCAGCCCTTTTGGGGAAGAATGAGAGTTGAGCCTTTTCTGGCCTTTCCTTAGGGACTACGTTTCCTTAATGTGTTAGTTGATTCCTTGCAGTGGAACAAAGCTGGGAGAGAGTAGTTCctggttttcttccttgaaCTCGACTCACGAGTCACCAAAAGAAAATGCTCTTAGAGGAGTAGCATGGCCCAGCAGGCACGTAATGAATATTCTTCCCGAGTCGTTTTTGGGCTGATGCTTGTTTCTGGCTCAGGGCAGAGTCAACTGCCTCCTTCATGTATGTAGTAATTTTGTCAGGAAATTCTCCCTCAAAGGAGCCTGGAACCCCAGAACTTGTGTCACTGTGCGTTAGGAGTCTCGGGGTGATTTCCCTGATGCATTGGAAGGGGTCTGATAATGCATGTCTCCAGCTAACCCAGTTTATAGCCTCACTACTTGTCTCTTAACTGCTCTAGGGCCTATGTCTCATTGTTCATGCGCCATTTATGTGAGCCTGGAGCTGATGGTGCAGAAACCTTTGCAGATGGAGTCCCACGGGAAGGTCTTTCTCGACAGCATGTCCTTACTCGCATTGGGGTCATGTCACTTATACGCAAAAAGGTAGGTGCCTATCAAAGACTTCCCTCTCCTTGTAGTCGTTGAGGTTCTGCGCTAGTGAGTTACCTCTCCTTTCTCACCTATTTGTGCCATGTTGAGTGGTCTCTCTTCTGGTTTGAGGTTGAGCTTTGTATGACTCCTGCAATGGTACATCTTTCCCTTTCATGCAGGTGCAGGAATTTGAGCATGTGAATGGCCGTTGGAGTATGCCAGAACTGGCAGAGatagaggaaaacaagaaactTTCACAGCCAAGCTCACCCTCTCCCAAAACTCCAACCCCTTCGACACCAGGGGATACACAGCCAAATACGCCTGCCCCTATCCCTCTACCTGGTGAGAGCTCTTTTCTGGTGCAGTCCTGCGTCCTGACCTCATCCTGGCTGTTCCCCTCACCAGACCTGTGGTGCTGGGGTCTGGAGGTGGACGCAGATCAACTTGCCTCTCATGTTAGGAGGGCCGTCAAAGACATGCGCAAGCCCTTAAAGGCAAGAGAGCACATTAGCTTTCCTTGGATGAGCTGACATCAGTGTGAAGCCTTGCATTTGTAGTGGTCAGGAAAGGGAGGAGCGTCATCTTTAGTCTTGTTTTGATGGGCCTAATttctgggaggaaaagaaatgtctgCTTGGTAACAGTGACAGGAGGACTTTACTGATGGCTTCTCTTCTTCTGTCTGCTGTGCTGAATACACAGAGGATGGAGTAAAAGTAGAAGAAGGAGCCCCTGCTAAGGAACAAGGAGAGTCATCTGAACCAGAGAAAGAGCTCAGCGCACCTGCTACTGAAACAGAGGTCCCTATGGAGGTGAGTGTTGGGTTGCTCTTTTGTCTTGTGCAGTTGCAAATGTCTAATTCTGCTCCACTCCTCTGTGGTGTTTGGATGCTGAACTCGGAGGTGAGTTCTTGGAATGGTACTTAAAGATGGTTCCCAAGTCCTCAGAATTGGCCTGAGAGTTTTGTGCATCTTTCTGTTTGAAACTGCTGTCACTGTTTCCTGTTTCCATGCACTGCTTTGCCTCACTCTTCATTGACTTCTGTCCTCAGCAGTGTGCGCAGCCTGTGGAGACACCGCCACAGGAAGCAAAATCCCCAGTGAACCCCacagaagcagatgaaaaaaaaggagaggattCGGAGGTGAAGGAAAGAACAGATGAGCCAATGGAAGTAGAAAGCAAAGGTATCTCTAGGGAGATTTAATACTTTAAACAACAATAAACACCCCCTTACCCTCAAACAGTATTGTTCTAAAGCTTGCATCTTCCTTGCTTCAGCACTTCACCCTAAGGAGACTGGTATTAATGTAGACAGTCCACTGGGCTATTCCAggacttcagggaaaaaaacaggaattAGGGAACAGTATAGGTTTCacaggctgaagaagaaaaccttGAGCTTGCCAGCTACATCTCATGTTGCCCTTCTCTCCTGCAGCTGATGTGGAGAAAGGGGAAGACAGAGCACCTATTGAGAATCCCCCTGAACCTCCTGTGATCACCCTGGACGAGAAAGGTGAGTCACGATAATTCCATTCTCTTCCCTAACCCGTATCCTGCAAGGATTTCCATGTGGGTCCACTTTGCTGTGGTGTCGGCcttgttctttttaattattttctgtgtgcGCAGATGAGAAAAAGGATGATGATAAGCGAGATGTGGTGATGCTGCAGAATGGAGAAATGCTGAAAGAGTCAGTAGATGAAAGGCACAAGAAGGCAGTAAAGCAACGCTTCATGTTCAACATAGCAGATGGTGGCTTCACTGGTATGAGAAGTCTTCGTATGCTTGAACTTGTTTGTGTCCCTGCTTGTGTTTGTGAAATGCCTTCCAACTGTCCTGCTGTCGCTTGCCTTTCCAGAACTACACTCCCTGTGGCAGAATGAAGAGCGGGCTGCAACTGTCACAAAGAAGACCTATGAGATCTGGCATCGGCGTCATGACTACTGGCTCCTTGCTGGAATTATCAAGTATCCTTACCCTGACAGACCACTTCCCTTCCCCTTGTATGTGAACTGTCACAGTGAAGGTGACTGTCATGGGTCTGACTGGAGCACATTAAGTGAGAATGCTTTGTCTTCTTTCACAGGAGTGAAAGTGATGGTGGGAGGAGGGGCTTCCTGCCAGCTTAGTTAATACTTAGCAGGGCATAGTtctcattccttttcctttgctcctgttcctcccctctctgcacccCCTCCTCCCACTCCCTCTTGAGAACTGTATCTGCCTGGGCTGTGTATTCCCTTGTTCTCACTGCCTTTGTTTGCCTGAGCTCATCCCATCTCAGTCATGGCTATGCCCGTTGGCAAGATATTCAGAATGATCCACGTTACGCCATCCTCAATGAACCCTTCAAGGGTGAGATGAACAGGGGTAACTTCCTGGAAATAAAGAATAAGTTCTTGGCAAGAAGATTTAAGGTAAGGATTTCCCTTCAGTATGGCAAATCCTTTCAGGCTGCTGGACCTCTAGGAAAAAGAGCTTGCTGTTCTGATTTTCTGCTAAAAGTGAAGCCTTCTGGAGTGGAGTGCCTTTCATTTCAGGGCGGAGCAGTAGCTCTGTGCTAGGAGCCCTTTACTCTAGAAATGCTGTTGAGCTTGATTCAGTGCTCTCTTTCCAAGTGGTTATTGAACAACTGATGTGCAGGAGGCTTAAGGTTCAGTTGTCTGCTTCTATCACAGCTTGTGCTTGGTGTGCCTGCTCGATGTACCAAAGCAGAACGCAGAAATGCTGTGTAACATTGGATTGCTGAAACAGTTGCCTTCGGTCTCTGCCTCAGCCACTTTGGGAGTGACTGTAGCTCGGTTCTGGGAGTGATTTAAGACTAATTCAGTGTAGTCTGGCTGATCAGTTCTGTAGTAACAGGATTCTGACTGCTTTCTCCAAATGTCCCCGATGTACTTAACTGTTCTTAAACTTCCTGTAAGTCACATGGGAATACTTCTCACTCAGGTTCAAAGAAGAAGCTCCATCCCCTTTTCTCCATAAGGTCTTTAAAAAGTATCTGTGGAGGAAGGAGAATCCGAGAGGATTTATTATAGTGTTCTATTTAACTAATTCTAGAGTAGTTTTCTAGTGTACCTGGCTTAGTTCAGTGGAGCCCTTAATTGTTTGAGGCTCTTCAGTCTTTACTGAATATAAACAGAAGCTAGTGGAAGTGTTTGAGgcattgggcagcctgatctagtgggaggcaggggggttggaactagatggtcttttaaggtcccttccaacccaaactattctgtgattctaaaggAGGTTGAGCTGTAGAATCTGACCTAATGAGACAGTCTCTCCTGATCCAGTTCTTCACTGCAGATGCAAAGAGGCAACTGCTAAAAGACTTGCTCTCATTACTGccccctcttgcagctcctgGAACAAGCACTGGTGATCGAGGAGCAGTTGCGGCGAGCTGCTTATTTGAATATGTCAGAAGACCCATCTCATCCATCTATGGCTCTGAACACACGTTTTGCAGAGGTGGAATGCCTGGCCGAGAGCCACCAGCACCTATCAAAGGAGTCAATGGCCGGGAATAAGCCAGCCAACGCTGTGCTGCACAAAGGTAACGTGCTGTGTTAAACAAGGGTGGGTATGTTTTTAGCACTGCTGTCCCCTCTGGTCTCTTCCCTGTCAggtttccctttcccctctgaaCAGAGGTCCATTTCCTTTCCAGTCTtgaagcagctggaggagctTTTGAGTGACATGAAGGCAGATGTGACTCGTTTGCCTGCTACCATTGCCCGTATCCCACCTGTGGCAGTGCGCCTCCAGATGTCAGAGCGCAACATCCTCAGCCGGCTGGCCAACCGCAGCAGTGAGCCCCCTCCGCCGCCACCTCCCCAACAAGTACGTACCCTCTCTGGTCAGTAAGCGCTTACCTAGGGGGGATTGGGGGTTCTGTGGGGACAACACCCTGGGAAACCAGGGTCTGCTGCCCAGTGTTGAGTCTTGGATCATCTTCTCTCGCCCTACAGGTGGCCCAGCAGCAGTGAGTCCCTGGCCCAGTGCTGTTGACCTATCGGCCAAGCTGAAGTGacacccctccccaccccacccttTCACACTCTACTCCTCTGCCTGACATTCCTGACTGGGTGCTGTttccctccagggaagctgctgcgcAGGTCTCTGGGAGGAGAAGAAActccttcctctgcagccagCCCGCTGGAGCAAGGAGTGTGCTTAGGAAAGAGGGGGATGTATGATGGACTCTGTATATAGTGACTGGAGGCCGCAGCGCCATGTCTGTTACACGGAGAACCTGGCTGCAGTGCTCGCTGCCTCCACCTGGAATTCCAgtttttgtttctaattttattttgagtttgTTTACCGAGACGAGTGTGCAGGTGAGACCAAGCAAAAGCCAGGACAGAGACAAAGCTACCTCCATCAAGAttctttttaatacaaaaactGACCGGACTTGTCCACTAATAAGCAGCTTGaagacaacaaacaaaaaaaaaaaaaaaaagaaaaaaacagagcaaaacctTGGTAAAACTGATAAATAAAGtttccttgtattttattttgttgcttcTGTTTAACAGAAGAGGGGTGGAGTAAGG
This genomic window from Phaenicophaeus curvirostris isolate KB17595 chromosome 1, BPBGC_Pcur_1.0, whole genome shotgun sequence contains:
- the CHD4 gene encoding chromodomain-helicase-DNA-binding protein 4 isoform X3; translation: MASGIGSPSPCSGGSDDDDMEILLNNAIPPHPGLLSLQGTQPEEEPEEELLSEAETPKIKKKKKPKKLKEPKVPKLSKRQKKELGDSSGEGNEFVEEEEEVLRSDSEGSDYTPGKKKKKKLGPKKEKKSKAKRKEEEEEEEEDDDSKEPKSSAQLLEDWGMEDIDHIFTEEDYRTLTNYKAFSQFVRPLIAAKNPKIAVSKMMMVLGAKWREFSTNNPFKGSSGASVAAAAAAAVAVVESMVTNVDAVLPQPPVDVPLRKAKTKEGKGPNARRKPKAGPRIPDIKKPKTKKVAPLKIKLGGFGSKRKRSSSEDDDLDVESDFDDASINSYSVSDGSTSRSSRCRKKLKAGKKKKKGEEDSTVAVDGYETDHQDYCEVCQQGGEIILCDTCPRAYHMVCLDPDMEKAPEGKWSCPHCEKEGIQWEAKEDNSEGEEILEDVVGDAEEEDDHHMEFCRVCKDGGELLCCDACPSSYHIHCLNPPLPEIPNGEWLCPRCTCPALKGKVQKILIWKWGQPPVGPPPPRPPDADPNAPPPKPLEGRPERQFFVKWQGMSYWHCSWVSELQLELHCQVMFRNYQRKNDMDEPPSGDFGGEEEKSRKRKNKDPKYAEMEERFYRYGIKPEWMMIHRILNHSVDKKGNVHYLIKWRDLPYDQASWESEDVDIQDYDLYKQAYWNHRELMRGEEGRPGKKLKKVKMRKLERPPETPTVDPTVKYDRQPEYLDVTGGTLHPYQLEGLNWLRFSWAQGTDTILADEMGLGKTVQTAVFLYSLYKEGHSKGPFLVSAPLSTIINWEREFEMWAPDMYVVTYVGDKDSRAIIRENEFTFEDNAIRGGKKASRMKKEAAVKFHVLLTSYELITIDMAILGSIDWACLIVDEAHRLKNNQSKFFRVLNGYSLQHKLLLTGTPLQNNLEELFHLLNFLTPERFHNLEGFLEEFADIAKEDQIKKLHDMLGPHMLRRLKADVFKNMPSKTELIVRVELSPMQKKYYKYILTRNFEALNARGGGNQVSLLNVVMDLKKCCNHPYLFPVAAMEAPKMPNGMYDGSALIRASGKLLLLQKMLKNLKEGGHRVLIFSQMTKMLDLLEDFLEHEGYKYERIDGGITGNMRQEAIDRFNAPGAQQFCFLLSTRAGGLGINLATADTVIIYDSDWNPHNDIQAFSRAHRIGQNKKVMIYRFVTRASVEERITQVAKKKMMLTHLVVRPGLGSKTGSMSKQELDDILKFGTEELFKDEATEGGDNKEGEDSSVIHYDDKAIERLLDRNQDETEDTELQGMNEYLSSFKVAQYVVREEEMGEEEEVEREIIKQEESVDPDYWEKLLRHHYEQQQEDLARNLGKGKRIRKQVNYNDGSQEDRGSRTVFLSDWQDDQSDNQSDYSVASEEGDEDFDERSEARRPSRKGLRNDKDKPLPPLLARVGGNIEVLGFNARQRKAFLNAIMRYGMPPQDAFTTQWLVRDLRGKSEKEFKAYVSLFMRHLCEPGADGAETFADGVPREGLSRQHVLTRIGVMSLIRKKVQEFEHVNGRWSMPELAEIEENKKLSQPSSPSPKTPTPSTPGDTQPNTPAPIPLPEDGVKVEEGAPAKEQGESSEPEKELSAPATETEVPMEQCAQPVETPPQEAKSPVNPTEADEKKGEDSEVKERTDEPMEVESKADVEKGEDRAPIENPPEPPVITLDEKDEKKDDDKRDVVMLQNGEMLKESVDERHKKAVKQRFMFNIADGGFTELHSLWQNEERAATVTKKTYEIWHRRHDYWLLAGIINHGYARWQDIQNDPRYAILNEPFKGEMNRGNFLEIKNKFLARRFKLLEQALVIEEQLRRAAYLNMSEDPSHPSMALNTRFAEVECLAESHQHLSKESMAGNKPANAVLHKVLKQLEELLSDMKADVTRLPATIARIPPVAVRLQMSERNILSRLANRSSEPPPPPPPQQVAQQQ